AATCGTGTACTGTACGCTATAGTTTGAAgacaatttataaaattttcgataaattcaaaataatttataatataaaaaattattttacacatgtataaaataaatagataatttgacaaaaatacaaaaacaacaacaaaaaaaaaaaaaattcaaaaatatagtTCGTATggagtttttaatatttttaccgtttttttagattttatttacataaaatatggtcttttagtatatttttatgttatgtttttgttattttgtagttaattttttattatttgtatattattttttatgctgttttgttgttattttcttgttactttcatttagtttttttgtatttttataaaataccttAAAAATGTAAGAAAAATTGAACGTAAAactaattattcataaaataaggTCATACGTGCAACAAAAAACTCTATTATCAACGTAACAATTTtttccgaatttcttaaaattttacgaAATATCATTAGATTAAATTGTGAGatttttacaccacatactaaaatttctcattttttttttcttttttactatgggacgaattatttttttaaaaaatgaataattacataaggtaccattttttgtaaagtaattatatttttacgttcaaagaatatatatatatatatttttatatttttacggtttttcaaaaaataacacaaaagcaacataaaatcaacaagaaaactacataaaagtaacatgaaaataacaacaaaaaataacatacacataacaaaaaatcaacaacaaattaataagattacaacataaaaagaccgtattttctgtaaataaaatcaaaaaaatcgtcaAAATGTTTAAAACTCCgtgaaactgtatttttgtaattcttttgttgtttttatgtttttgtgaaataatccctttaaaaaatactatctactatgttaaatttttattgttgttcaacaattattttttagttgtaccATTGTTGTTCTAATTATTTTGCTTTGTTATTTTACGgctgttttataaaaaaaaaatatttttataaaaaattttcgtgtaaagtaaaattgtaaattttgtcCTAAAATTCAATATTGTTGTAAAAagccctaattttttttaaaatttgaaagccCAAAATATCTTATTGGGCAGGTGGAGATGGAATTGGGAGAAGTTGAAAACTACCTCTTTTTATTATACATTAATCaaatataactttaaaataattttaattgataaataccCTCTTTTATAATCAAAGTACTAAATATAACCTCACAAAACTTATCAAAATTAGACTTTTTAATGCATAGGGATATAACTTATAAAAATGGgtataaattaaagaataataaaatgaaggtaaaaattaagatatgaaacaaaaagtgggtatagagtgtaatttcctccatGTCCATGGAGGATGGAATTGGGGCATTCAGCCCAATCTAAAGAATTTCCACGCTGTCATAAACGTACACGTGTAATTATACGATTGGATTAGGCCAAATAAGTCATTTCCCAACTAGGGTTTTTCCTGGTCTCAGACTCAGAGCTCGTATAAAAGCGAAAGAAAACCCTAATCAAATCTTCTTCTaacagagagagaaagagagagagagagagggaggagAGTAGAGACCTTCGCTAAATCTTCAGCTGTTCTTCGATTTCTCAGAAATGGTGACTTTCAGGGTAAGTAGCTGAACAAAATCGTTACCCAGATCTCCAACTCTTTTCTGTTTGTTTctcgagaaaaaaaaaatgttaattttCTCTCTGTGTTTCGGTTTTTGTGGTTCAGTTTCATCAGTACCAGGTTGTGGGAAGGGCTCTCCCTACTGAGTCAGATGACCATCCTAAGATTTACAGGATGAAGCTTTGGGCCACCAATGAAGTCCGTGCCAAGTCCAAGTTTTGGTAAgccaatgttttttttttttggattatgaTCTTTAGGGTTTTTGGAGTTATTTGATTTGGGTTAGtgatttgtttttaatttttgattagGTATTttttgaggaagttgaagaaagttAAGAAGAGCAATGGACAGGTTCTTGCTATCAATGAGGTATTTTATTTGCTCATAAGCTTGAATTTGGATCATCTAAACATTGTTCATTGTAAAAATCATAGCTTTAgtatatgaatatgaatatgaatCCGAGATAGACATTTGAAATAAATGAAGTTGATTCCATTTTagtgtaactttttttttttaatttttttgtgtttGGAAATGAAAGTTATCCCATTTGGTTAAGAGTTTAATTTTAGCTATCTCATATGATTTTTGTTGAACATTTCTTTTGGTTCTAAAATGGAGTTTTTTGAGCACAAAAAGCCTGAGGATTACCAACTCTTAATGTGGCTCAATTAGGGAGACAGTACAACAATAATGTTTTGTACTTTGGAAATTTTTTGATAACGATGAAAGGCAGTTTTGTTTTGTCTATTGGTTTTGGCTTTGATAACAGAGGTTAGCCATTGAAATGCAAACGTGTCTTTGCATCACCAAACTTTTGAAATCGAAATCCTTTTAGTGAATATGTACTTGAGGACAAGTATTGGTGTTTTTCCAATTGAAATTTTGATTAGAAAACTCACAATTGACCACAATCATTATGCTTCTCTAGTCTTTTTCTAATAAACTACGTATGAATGGGGCATTTTGACATACAAGTCATGCCATTTATTGGTGTTTTTTCAATGGTTATTGCTTTGTATTGAGAAACTTTTCTAAAACTAATTTCAGATCTTTGAGAAGAATCCTACAACAATCAAGAACTTCGGTATCTGGTTGAGGTATCAAAGTCGAACTGGTTATCACAACATGTACAAGGAGTACCGTGACACCACACTTAACGGAGCTGTGGAACAGATGTACACCGAGATGGCTTCTCGTCATAGGGTCAGGTTTCCTTGCATCCAAATCATCAAGACTGCAACTATCCCTGCTAAGCTTTGCAAGAGAGAAATCACCAAGCAATTCCACAACTCGAAAATCAAGTTCCCATTGGTCTTCAAGAAGGTTAGGCCACCAACCAGGAAGTTGAAGACCACATACAAAGCAACAAGGCCCAACTTGTTCATGTAACTTGGTTATTTAACAATCAAGCTATAAAGAGAAGTTGAGTGAGTGAGTGACTCAGTTGATTCCTAAATCTTTTTTTTGGTAGAAACCTTTTTTGTCTGTTTTGTTTTGAAGGATATTTCAGTCGTTTGagcataaattttaatttatttttcttttattgacACTTTATGAGATCATATTTGTCTTACAAATTACAACTATCAAGATTTTGCTATTTCTAAAAGATATTTCAGAAATGTTAGTTAACAATTCTTCTACATTGGTTTCACTTTATGTATTGAATTGTTATCATTTAtgttactaaattatatttttatcaagGATAAAGGAAAGGGCTAAAATTAACTTCAGAACAGGAAAGAATTAACATCAAGAAGAACCTTATCATGATCATTGGAAGCTGTTCGGTGAAGTACGCCTTCTGTCCCGGTCCTCTCCATGCTTGAATTCTTCAACAACTATTAGTTAATCGTAATGAAAATCAATATTAACTCACCTGGTACTAAGGCCTATGCGTTAGAGATCTGTTAGATGGATGATTAGAGCCGAGAGCTTGAGGCCGTCTCTAACGCTAACCTGTTCTCGTCTCTAATCATCACAGCCAAGCGGACGAAGAAGGTTTGGGGTTTCCATTTGTATAGGGACTTTTCAGAAGAATTGAGAGACCAAATGCTCCCAAATCTTGAAAGTTCACCCTTTGAGAGATCTTGAAAGATTAGGTTTCAATAAAATTTCGAATcaattttggttttttaatttgtatttaacaAAGCAATAGTAAATGTTACAATAACAAAACCAGAAGAAGAAGTTGTTTCAACTCAAACTTGAATTGCATTAACCTTAACAAAAGAAcccaaatcaaagaaaaatcagagaagaaaagaaaacaacaaaccAAAACATTAACATCAAATGATGAACTAGTTAATCATTTAATATGATCCATTGTTTACCAATCCAAACTCTCATTGTTGTTTGATATTCTTGCATCAACACTTCATCTTTTGTCTTTTCAGTTACAAAATGTTTCTTCAAACCACAAACTTCTAATCTAATCTTACCCAATTCCTTCTTACATTCATTAACACCATTCATAACACATTTTAGATCTTTCTTCATCTCGAGTTTCGATGATATAGACAAACTCGGATACCTTATAATTGAATCCAAACACAGAATTATCCTCAAGATCATGTCAAATGCTTGATCAATCTTTCTCTCATCATCATCACTGAAaccattatcatcatcatcactatTATCTTCGAAAGGCTCGAAAATCTGTTTAAGCTCTTTTTCGGCTTTTCCAATCACAAAAAGAATCCTTTTGATGACATTAGTATGCTTCTCTTGATGATGTTGTTGCATTAGCGATTTGAGTACTTGTTTCAACACATTCCATTTTCCATAAAGTAATAAATTTTCCGAAACAACAAACATAAGATCGCAAAGATTTGAACAAAGGCGATCCCCGATCTCAATTATAACACTATGAATCATACAAAGTGTTATAAATTCATCTTCTTGATCAAGATCAAGAGAAACCAACTCAATGAAAGAGAATTTATTATTACCTTGTTGTGATTGAGCCTTAACAATCTCATTTCGCCTTTCGATCATCAATTCTCGAATCCTATTCCTCAATCCGAACATagtcttcttcttatttttcacTCTCAACTCTAACGAATCATCAAAAGAAGCTTCAattggaagaagaagaagaaagagtacTTGTTTTGAAAGATAATAGTGCTTGATAAGTTTAAGCTTTCTTGTCAATGATCTCAAAACCGAATCATCATCATTATTAATTCCGAAATTGTTAAGCTCCAACATCAAGTCATGTTCTTGTTCTTTCATGTCTTTGAATTTTGTctccaaaagaaaaagagtgaaCTTATTGAGTCTATTTAAAATCTTGAAATTGAATTCATGTGCATACGATGGAGAAAAGCACTGAATAAGTAACTGATTAAACTTTACTTTCAAAATTTCTCGATGTTTATGACATTGAtcataatcatcatcatcaatcaAAGACTTGAGCTTCTCAATCATTGTGTCATTGTATTGAATTGACTTAGCCAATTCACTTGCTAATGATTCTACCATATTCACCATTGCtggaaaatgagaaaaatgagaGAGAGCCTTTATGAAGGAGTtgttatacatataatttatagTTAGAGAAGGTAGTTATTtttctgtttcttttttttttttttttttttttaaataaaaataaaatctctAATGGAAAAAcatcataacaaaaaaaaaaaaatttgtgccatatatacatacactttctatatataaatttaaatatgtaatttacacaaagtacttaaaattaatttttcacttttaaagaaaaaaaatattatttttatattacttATATTATTTGGAAAGCAACAGAAAAATAACCCTCCGTacttctgtaaaaaaaaaaaaaaaagttaaatttcataaaaaatataaaaacaatttaTATGCGTAAAAATCTAAAGCTTTTGTCATTTTTGAGTATTAGTGAAATAATATCTTATAAAAATGTGGGTATCTTATGACTTGGCCCATATTAGAAGCCCAATAATAGAGGCCCATTTATAAGAACAGACCCAAAACCAAAAGtcacataaatatttattagggTTTCTCCATTTCTCTCTGGTCGGAGACGAGGAATTCCGTTGGGTTCATAATCACCGGCCGGAGCAGCaggtactctctctctctctctctctctcagatcAGAATTAGAGAACTATTTTTGATTCTAAATCTTCTTTTAATCATTCTATAGATTAGTTTATGTTTTATAGTTAGATTTTAATCTTTTGTTCTGTGTATGGGTGTTAGATCTGAACTGAGATTTGTATTATGATTATTTGGGTTACCAATAGCTACAATCTGTGATTAATGATACAGAATAAGAGAATTTGTTGGTgggtttgaatagaaatatgCTTTTATTTATGCCTTTTGttattatgaaattaaagaGTTTCTTCAAATAATTTGGTGTTGTTTTAGTTAAGATTGGGAAAAGTGTAATTAAACtcattgatgatgatgatgatgagttaatgttttttgttttttgtttaaaGGAGATGAGTTGATGTTGTGATcatcataatcataatcattattatcatcatcatcatcatcaatggAAGCGAAATTCTTTAGGTTTTTGAAGATTGTAGGTGTTGGGTACAAAGCTAGAGCAGAATCAGAAGGAAGACTTTTGTTGCTGAAATTGGGTTACAGTCATGAGGTTGAATTGACTGTTCCCCCTGCTGTTCGGGTTTTTTGCTTCAAAAACAATGTCGTTTGCTGCACCGGGATTGACAAGCAAAGGGTACACCAGTTTGCAGCCACTGTCCGTAGCTGTAAGCCTCCTGAAGTTTACAAAGGCAAAGGTATAATGTACATTGATGAAGTTATTAAAAAGAAACAAGGAAAGAAGTCTAAGTAGTTAGTCTAGTCTTCTTTGATATGAGAACTGTGTTAGCTGTTGAATGAAACaaaccttttgtttttgttagttTCGATTAGAGACCCTTTGGTTTGTTCATTGGAGAGGTGACAAAAATTGGTTTGTTTTAAAGATTCTTATATGAACTAAAACTCACTTTCATGTATGAAAACAAATTCATGTTAGTGTTGTCAAATAAGGGCATGTGATGAAGTTATTGAAAAGAAACAAGGAGAGAAGTCTAAGTAGTTAGTCTCATCGATTGAATATTTATCGAGTTGAGTCTAGTCTTCTTTGATCTTAGAACTGTTTTAGCTTTTGAATGAAGCAAACCTTTTGTTTTGGTTAGTTTCGATTAGAGACCCTTTGGTTTGTTCATTGGAGAGGTGACAAAAATTGGTTTGTTTTAAAGATTTTTATATGAACTAAAACTCACTTTCATGTATGAAAACAAATTCATGTTAGTGTTGTCAAATAAGGGCATGTGATGAAGTTATTAAAAAGAAACAAGGAAAGAAGTCTAAGTAGTTAGTCTCATCGATTGAATATTTATCGAGTTGAGTCTAGTCTTCTTTGATTTTAGAACTGTTTTAGCTTTTGAATGAAACAAACCTTTTGTTTTGGTTATTAGAGACCCTTTGATTTGTTCATTGGAGAGGTGACAAAAATTGGTTTGTTTTAAAGATTCTTATATGAACTAAAACTCACTTTCATGTAAGAAAACAAATTTATGTTAGTGTTGTCAAATAAGGGCATGTGATGAagtttttttcaattaattttgggATGTTTTAGAATGAGTTAACTTGTAATATCtaattttacatattttaatttaataaataatgatGTAAAATGACTAATAACAATACTTTGGATCAAAATGATTGGGTGGATGTTCATAAATGTTCAATTTATGTTTGgcgtttttatttattttttattaaattcttaattTGTTTTGTTGAAAGTTTCCTCATcaacttagaatataaaatataagaaaattttacaaTACACTCCTTTAAAAAGGATGtaccaattttatttttgtattcaatataaatttttaatcaaattttttcttatggttatatatgttatagttatttaagatatcttacaaaattttaataaaaaatttaacatgttgAGAAAAGGATTCGAATACTGTGTTGCAcgtgtgattattttattttatttttttttgacgcGGTGATCAAAATCACACAAGATTATCAAGACAGCAATTCACAATCGGCGACAgcacctcctcgaaccaggaatAGTTCATTGTCTAACCGAAGGGCATGCTTTGCCAAACCATGCACTGCAGAATTCTCATCTTGAGCCACGGGGACAAAACTGtccccggaaatttagacaataaagctataacgtcTTCAAACAACACCACATCACATTAAAAAAACACCTTCTCATTATTAACTAGTTGTCTTTAGAGCAAAGCGAAACTGAAAAAATTGCAACACCAAAATAAAATTACACTTATATTAGAATGacaatcttcaaaataaaataatatacaaatttaaaaattaacacACACTTCATAACTCTAGCTCTCAGCAAtactaaaaaaactaaaaaatgaacaaaatttttaaGAATAACTAGCCAAATTTTGGCTAGTAACAACAAACTAGCACCCTAATATGTAACGCCTGTACTTTTTCATAAATTACAAGCATTAATATACGAAAAAACTATAATGTCGCTTTTGtttataaacataaaatatttcatatttgAGCTCAGTTTGGACTTAAaagacataataattaataaataaaaataattgcgacattaatttaataacattaaataaaataaatggagCGTGTCCTAGACCACTCTCAGTTATATGGTCCTTAGCGAGTACACACACAAGCCTCCAAGGTCTCACTTGCCACCGACTTTCTAAGTTTTACATCCTTAATCTGCACATGGTAAGtttgataagggtgagctactaaactcagtaaggaaatggtTGTCACGTAgtcacataaaaaaaaacatataattaaaacttaGATGCACATATTTAGACAAATATCAATACATATAAGCTTAATCTTGTCACTAGTAACTAAACACTAGTTCCTAAGCTAAGTCACATAATAATAGTTACGCCCGAGTCTGACTTTGGCAAATAAACCTGAACTATTAgactaaatggcggagggcTGGGTTTAGTAtaatcgtacccactactagatggccccctatctaccatatagacccaacaatcaagtatttaaccattatcttctcGGTCAAACCATGTCACATAACCTACAAtaaatctaatttaaataatatttaactactttacattatttaaataacatatcaTAAATCCTATCATAATTAAATCATAATCATATCATAaccatatcataattaaatcatAACTACATAATAATCATATCATAACTATATCATAATCATACCATAATCATATTATTGTTTACATAATGTGAATCCATTGTACCGTCCATTATCCAAACAACATAACTAGTTTAAATAATGCGAATCCATTGTACCGTCCATTATCAAAACCACATAATCAgtttaaataatgtgaatcttataaacacactatttacatacatacttaaataacatgaatcttataatcatattatttaaatatatacctttagcaatggccatgctctaatactgtaaacatacataaataacatgaatcttataaacatattatttaaatatatattatacagtacattaaataacaaacaataaagagtcaggcagaagaccttagttaacttctcttttactattcccacTCTTCCTTGAATGTtattactgttggaaattattttaccaggatcttagatctactcacaagtatgtttattaacaccctaaatatgaacttctaaaacgattataaataaacacatataaagtatgagaaatcttacattgggtgcagcagaataatatgtctccttccactcagatctctaacccttgtattctttccgtcgcagagtattatcaagatctgagcccgaatgtccttcttgttgaatttctttcttcacgatcttcctcactatgattgaggtactacttgctgtatgtcggcactactctatcactaagagggttcgaaatattcaatgaagaagaagaaatgagagtggcggctaggttagagttatggctcaggtttttctctgaaggaaacaagatgcaAAAGTCACTTTTTtgtgaagccatcactatctatttatagcatgccacatagggttaggtttgaattatttggcattaaaataatgaaaatattaaatgataaagcctacaaaggtggccggccatggctagtggatttgggcctcacttttgcaattttgctgttttatcatttctgcatctcattttctcaaaaacgtcaattttcaaattcaaccatttaaatgtcaattttaactatttaataactataaataattattaaataatattgtcatttatcatatttattaattagaccaaacAAAGTatcgtaattaacaaatataccctaaaaactctttctttacagtttcgcccttgcttagtgaaaaattcacaaatagacatagtctaacttgagaattataattgattaaccaaaaccaattaaatgagtcttacaagtagtattgtctcaactagtgcggggaccatgagtctatatatccaagcttccaataagcagatcaagaatttacatcctaaattcattaacttattaattcttcgttgaatccacgcatagaacttagaattgcactctcagtatatagaacgctctatatgttccaccatatagacacgtcattagttatccattgttataatcctaatttgatcaatgatcctctatatagatgatctacactgtaaagggattagattaccgtaacaccctaccatgtattttatccttaaaacacttaaccccgtataaatgatatttcagcttagtgaaatgagtactccaccatttattttcgtttggtcaagctcgaaggaaatcatcctttactttctattttccagatagaagctatagattccatatttatgttagcgctcccactcaattgcactaccgtgttcccaaaatgtacgtatcaccctgacccaaaagtaggcttaactaacaaatcaaagaacacgaataacactcttgagattgaacctaatcatatcaggattaagatcatttgatctaggatcaactaggtgatattgacttgaatagatattgcgGTGAGTTTAataatctatgtcaaagttcaatatcagtcccttccgatgcatactccatgcacccaacccaagctttactttaaccaatgctctggaaagaacatagcatttctccaaatgcaagtaaactttgttgtagattgtcatatcagtaaaaccccagtgctgataaatctaggaatctttaatcacatagtcatgtttactttccactgtgttgacaacacaataaacaggatcaagtatgtgaaaagggtttggatgaatttataaatcaaatagataaacaattgataagatgaaccaaaacatacaaatgaatgaaaaatacttctgtttctttattgatattgaataaaatggattacattgaaatagagttttatttagggcataaaacccaacaaactcccacttgcactaatataaaactaatcagtacatatcaattaatcttaaattctgacggtgcttttcaaatgcagtcactgccaagactttggtgaatggatcagctaagttgtcctctgtgtccactttctcaaccagtacatcccctctcgCCACATATTCTTTGATGatatgatatttcctttctatgtgtttgcttctcttgtgg
This region of Cannabis sativa cultivar Pink pepper isolate KNU-18-1 chromosome 7, ASM2916894v1, whole genome shotgun sequence genomic DNA includes:
- the LOC115697282 gene encoding large ribosomal subunit protein eL20y isoform X1, with the protein product MVTFRFHQYQVVGRALPTESDDHPKIYRMKLWATNEVRAKSKFWYFLRKLKKVKKSNGQVLAINEIFEKNPTTIKNFGIWLRYQSRTGYHNMYKEYRDTTLNGAVEQMYTEMASRHRVRFPCIQIIKTATIPAKLCKREITKQFHNSKIKFPLVFKKVRPPTRKLKTTYKATRPNLFM
- the LOC115697282 gene encoding large ribosomal subunit protein eL20y isoform X2, yielding MSEQDSKTRGIGIDPESQYYYGTFQGVANSYPPPQPSHPVFGFPPPLPPPAATASTSHPRYPHTHYNHGYQTVPGIAIVEGHPIREHRLPCCGLGMGWFLFLIGFFFGGIPWYVGAFVLLFVRVDYREKPGYAACTIAFHQYQVVGRALPTESDDHPKIYRMKLWATNEVRAKSKFWYFLRKLKKVKKSNGQVLAINEIFEKNPTTIKNFGIWLRYQSRTGYHNMYKEYRDTTLNGAVEQMYTEMASRHRVRFPCIQIIKTATIPAKLCKREITKQFHNSKIKFPLVFKKVRPPTRKLKTTYKATRPNLFM
- the LOC133029135 gene encoding uncharacterized protein LOC133029135, which translates into the protein MVNMVESLASELAKSIQYNDTMIEKLKSLIDDDDYDQCHKHREILKVKFNQLLIQCFSPSYAHEFNFKILNRLNKFTLFLLETKFKDMKEQEHDLMLELNNFGINNDDDSVLRSLTRKLKLIKHYYLSKQVLFLLLLPIEASFDDSLELRVKNKKKTMFGLRNRIRELMIERRNEIVKAQSQQGNNKFSFIELVSLDLDQEDEFITLCMIHSVIIEIGDRLCSNLCDLMFVVSENLLLYGKWNVLKQVLKSLMQQHHQEKHTNVIKRILFVIGKAEKELKQIFEPFEDNSDDDDNGFSDDDERKIDQAFDMILRIILCLDSIIRYPSLSISSKLEMKKDLKCVMNGVNECKKELGKIRLEVCGLKKHFVTEKTKDEVLMQEYQTTMRVWIG
- the LOC115698171 gene encoding large ribosomal subunit protein uL6m, with translation MEAKFFRFLKIVGVGYKARAESEGRLLLLKLGYSHEVELTVPPAVRVFCFKNNVVCCTGIDKQRVHQFAATVRSCKPPEVYKGKGIMYIDEVIKKKQGKKSK